In Strigops habroptila isolate Jane chromosome 6, bStrHab1.2.pri, whole genome shotgun sequence, a single genomic region encodes these proteins:
- the FAM167A gene encoding protein FAM167A encodes MSLPKIQIEEVLDSMDAGSGGAAPPDDHLRTLKALTEKLRLETRRPSYLEWKAKLEEQAWKSPQPAGEEEETTTEAKKAMGETVPLRKVQLHLNGSPAQDKVTLTSGRIGGFESIDEALTWLRKELAEMRLQDQQLARQLMRLRSDINKLKIEQTCHLHQRMLNDATYELEERDELADLFCDFPLVSSFSLSTPLKLIGVTKMNINSRRFSLC; translated from the exons ATGTCTCTACCCAAAATCCAAATAGAAGAGGTGCTGGACAGTATGGATGCTGGCTCTGGAGGTGCTGCTCCTCCTGATGACCACCTGAGGACCCTCAAGGCGCTGACAGAGAAGCTGAGACTGGAAACCAGGCGCCCTTCCTACTTGGAGTGGAAGGCAAAGCTGGAGGAGCAGGCATGGAAGAGTCCTCAGCCAGcgggagaggaggaggagacgACAACTGAGGCCAAAAAGGCTATGGGAGAGACTGTCCCCTTGAGGAAGGTGCAGCTGCATCTCAATGGGAGCCCTGCCCAGGACAAGGTGACTCTTACCTCAGGGAGAATAGGTGGCTTTGAGAGCATCGATGAAGCTTTGACGTGGCTCAGGAAGGAACTG GCAGAAATGCGCCTGCAGGACCAGCAGCTGGCGAGACAGCTCATGCGCCTCCGCAGCGACATCAACAAGCTGAAGATCGAGCAGACCTGCCACCTCCACCAGCGCATGCTCAACGACGCCACATAcgagctggaggagagggacgAGCTCGCCGACCTCTTCTGTGACTTCCCCCTTGTGAGCTCCTTCAGCCTCTCCACACCGCTCAAGCTCATCGGGGTCACCAAGATGAACATCAACTCTCGGAGGTTCTCACTGTGTTga